From the genome of Nicotiana sylvestris chromosome 2, ASM39365v2, whole genome shotgun sequence, one region includes:
- the LOC138885130 gene encoding F-box protein CPR1-like: MVPNTAVREATHGLKLSNDALELKTIGRIVTQTLDYGGEFVIVAGLEDKRWRQVKFPYDIHSVYDGITTLHGRLHYWVRVKKPHFSEDDDSEDESIWDSFGPPNTVICFDPISEKFHMFPVPKAKCDQGENDIVSLGVLNECLSMACLEDDKGGVEILAMRVYGVKESWTSLIFIRNLEINLSYGIVVPFFMTVTGDGELVLIIDYPKEKVVVYDPKNDNMQNILAHGKEVLIHGTISYGELDLAKGVLLE; this comes from the exons atggtgcctaacactGCTGTCAG agaagctactcatggcctcaaactgtcgaacgacgcgctagagctcaaaacgatcggtcggatcgttacacaaACCCTAGATTATGGTGGTGAGTTTGTTATAGTTGCCGGTCTTGAAGACAAAAGATGGAGGCAAGTCAAATTCCCTTATGATATCCACTCTGTGTATGATGGGATTACAACATTGCATGGACGACTTCACTACTGGGTAAGGGTTAAAAAGCCCCACTTTAGTGAAGATGATGACAGTGAAGACGAGAGTATTTGGGATAGTTTTGGTCCTCCTAATACAGTGATTTGTTTTGATCCTATCTCTGAAAAGTTCCACATGTTTCCCGTCCCTAAGGCTAAGTGTGATCAAGGAGAGAATGATATAGTTAGTTTAGGAGTTTTAAATGAATGTCTAAGTATGGCTTGCCTCGAAGATGATAAGGGGGGTGTTGAAATATTAGCCATGAGAGTATATGGAGTAAAAGAATCATGGACATCCTTAATTTTCATAAGGAATTTAGAAATAAATCTGTCTTATGGAATTGTagtgccatttttcatgacagtGACAGGAGATGGAGAATTAGTTTTGATAATAGACTATCCTAAGGAAAAAGTTGTTGTTTACGATCCTAAGAATGATAATATGCAAAACATTCTTGCTCACGGAAAGGAAGTCCTTATACATGGTACCATTAGCTATGGAGAGCTTGACCTTGCCAAAGGAGTACTACTTGAGTAG